One Telluria mixta DNA window includes the following coding sequences:
- the ctaD gene encoding cytochrome c oxidase subunit I: MTVSDPRLVPQADPAAATALERTWSDPPGLYGWFAAINHKTISKRFMVTTMIFFLLGGVLALLIRLQLAQPNAGIIGPKVYNQIFTMHGSTMMFLFAVPIMQAVATYLVPLMIGARSLAFPRLNAYAYWIFTMGGIMLYVAFFAGAGPDAGWFAYVPLSSLRYSPGKGVDFWAQMITYTELSGLMEAIVIIATILKLRAPGMSLNRMPLFVWAMLVTSFMVLFALPAVMLASTALITDRLVDTQFYNPEKGGDALLWQHLFWFFGHPEVYLIFIPPLGFISAIVATFSRRPVVGYPAMVLALVTTAFLAFGLWVHHMFATNLPELGKTFFTAASLIIAVPTAVQIFCWIATLGSGRIYVRTPLLFVLAFFFILVMGGLTGLMLASVPLDTQLHDSFFVVAHLHYVLMGGAVFPLFGAFYFWFPKFTGRLLSERLGRWNFWLFFIGFNVAFFPMHLLGLWGMPRRVYTYPAEMEWGHMNLLSSIGAAMIGVSVLLFVLNVVRTLRNGPTAGPDPWGAGTLEWGVASPPPMGNFEVIPVVHGRYPLWQPQPEPTHVVGMSNDWREVLVTTVTDAEPDHRLWMPSSSIWPFLSAVATTILFVGSIYTPWAVVWAAAPVAIGATLWFWPKRSIVEQRVHSESRP, encoded by the coding sequence ATGACCGTATCCGATCCGCGCCTCGTCCCGCAGGCCGACCCGGCCGCCGCCACGGCGCTGGAACGCACGTGGAGCGACCCGCCGGGCCTCTATGGGTGGTTCGCCGCCATCAACCACAAGACGATCAGCAAGCGCTTCATGGTCACGACCATGATCTTCTTCCTGCTGGGCGGCGTGCTGGCGCTGTTGATCCGCCTGCAGCTGGCGCAGCCGAACGCCGGCATCATCGGGCCGAAGGTATACAACCAGATCTTCACGATGCACGGCTCGACGATGATGTTCCTGTTCGCCGTGCCCATCATGCAGGCGGTCGCCACGTACCTCGTGCCGCTGATGATCGGCGCGCGCAGCCTCGCGTTCCCCCGGCTGAACGCCTACGCCTACTGGATCTTCACGATGGGCGGCATCATGCTGTACGTCGCCTTCTTCGCGGGCGCCGGGCCGGACGCCGGCTGGTTCGCGTACGTGCCGCTGTCCAGCCTGCGCTACTCGCCGGGCAAGGGCGTGGACTTCTGGGCCCAGATGATCACGTACACGGAGCTTTCGGGGCTGATGGAGGCGATCGTCATCATCGCGACCATCCTCAAGCTGCGCGCGCCCGGCATGAGCCTGAACCGCATGCCGCTGTTCGTGTGGGCGATGCTCGTGACGTCGTTCATGGTGCTGTTCGCGCTGCCGGCCGTGATGCTGGCCAGCACCGCGCTGATCACCGACCGCCTCGTCGACACCCAGTTCTACAATCCGGAAAAGGGCGGCGACGCACTGCTGTGGCAGCACCTGTTCTGGTTCTTCGGCCACCCCGAGGTGTACCTGATCTTCATTCCGCCGCTGGGCTTCATCTCCGCGATCGTCGCGACCTTCTCGCGCCGGCCCGTCGTCGGCTATCCCGCCATGGTGCTGGCCCTCGTGACAACCGCGTTCCTCGCGTTCGGCCTGTGGGTGCACCACATGTTCGCGACCAACCTGCCGGAACTGGGCAAGACGTTCTTCACGGCGGCGAGCCTGATCATCGCCGTACCGACGGCGGTGCAGATCTTCTGCTGGATCGCCACGCTGGGCAGCGGCCGGATCTACGTCAGGACGCCGCTGCTGTTCGTGCTCGCGTTCTTCTTCATCCTCGTCATGGGCGGGCTGACGGGACTGATGCTGGCGTCCGTGCCGCTCGACACGCAGCTGCACGACAGCTTCTTCGTCGTCGCGCACCTGCACTACGTGCTGATGGGCGGCGCCGTGTTTCCGCTGTTCGGCGCGTTCTACTTCTGGTTCCCCAAGTTCACGGGACGGCTGTTGAGCGAGCGCCTGGGGCGCTGGAATTTCTGGCTGTTCTTCATCGGCTTCAACGTCGCATTCTTCCCGATGCACCTCCTCGGCCTGTGGGGCATGCCGCGCCGCGTGTACACGTATCCGGCCGAGATGGAGTGGGGCCACATGAACCTCCTGTCCAGCATCGGCGCGGCGATGATCGGTGTGAGCGTTCTGCTGTTCGTCCTGAACGTCGTGCGCACGCTGCGCAATGGCCCGACGGCCGGCCCCGACCCGTGGGGTGCGGGCACCCTGGAATGGGGCGTCGCGTCGCCGCCGCCGATGGGGAATTTCGAGGTGATCCCGGTCGTGCACGGCCGCTACCCGCTGTGGCAGCCGCAGCCAGAACCGACGCACGTCGTCGGCATGTCGAACGACTGGCGCGAAGTGCTCGTGACGACCGTCACGGACGCGGAGCCGGACCACCGCCTGTGGATGCCGTCGTCGTCGATCTGGCCGTTCCTCTCGGCGGTGGCGACGACGATCCTGTTCGTCGGCTCCATCTATACGCCATGGGCCGTCGTCTGGGCCGCCGCGCCGGTGGCGATCGGCGCGACCTTGTGGTTCTGGCCCAAGCGGTCCATCGTGGAGCAGCGCGTGCATTCGGAGTCGCGGCCATGA